One region of Tamandua tetradactyla isolate mTamTet1 chromosome 6, mTamTet1.pri, whole genome shotgun sequence genomic DNA includes:
- the MIEN1 gene encoding migration and invasion enhancer 1, producing MSGELGPISVAPPSGEVEPGSGVRIVVEYCEPCGFEATYLELASAVKEQYPGIEIESRLGGTGAFEIEINGQLVFSKLENGGFPYEKDLIEAIRRASNGEPLEKITNSRPPCVIL from the exons ATGAGTGGGGAGCTGGGGCCAATATCCGTGGCGCCCCCTTCCGGGGAGGTGGAACCGGGAAGTGGGGTCCGCATCGTGGTAGAGTACTG TGAACCCTGCGGTTTCGAGGCGACCTACCTGGAGCTGGCGAGCGCCGTGAAGGAGCAGTATCCTGGCATCGAGATCGAGTCACGCTTGGGGGGCACAG GGGCCTTTGAGATCGAGATCAATGGACAGCTGGTGTTCTCCAAGCTAGAGAACGGGGGCTTTCCTTATGAGAAAGAC CTTATTGAGGCCATCCGAAGAGCTAGTAATGGAGAACCTCTAGAAAAGATCACCAACAGCCGTCCTCCCTGCGTCATCCTGTGA